From one Papio anubis isolate 15944 chromosome 12, Panubis1.0, whole genome shotgun sequence genomic stretch:
- the OVOL1 gene encoding putative transcription factor Ovo-like 1 isoform X1 — protein sequence MGGTESPGSSRLMDREASRNPAGSSLLYQAPHLSVLSPVSLGFCPPQPYREPEPSVAEPPSCPLALNMSLRDSSYSVAPGPCVVAQLPSEDMGPLTDPQSRDHGFLRTKMKVTLGDSPSGDLFTCHICQKAFTYQRMLNRHMKCHNDVKRHLCTYCGKGFNDTFDLKRHVRTHTGVRPYKCSLCDKAFTQRCSLESHLKKIHGVQQKYAYKERRAKLYVCEECGCTSESQEGHVLHLKEHHPDSPLLRKTSKKVAVALQNTVTSLLQGSPHL from the exons ATGGGAGGGACGGAGTCTCCAGGTTCCAGCCGTCTCATGGATAGGGAAGCTTCCAGAAACCCCGCTGGATCCTCTCTTCTCTACCAAGCCCCTCACCTGTCTGTTCTCTCCCCAGTCAGCCTGGGCTTCTGCCCACCACAACCCTACCGGGAGCCGGAGCCCTCTGTGGCCGAACCCCCTTCCTGCCCCCTGGCTTTGAACATGAGCCTTCGAGACTCTAGCTACAGTGTGGCCCCTGGGCCCTGTGTGGTGGCCCAGCTGCCCTCTGAAGACATGGGACCCTTGACAGACCCCCAGAGCAGAGACCATGGCTTCCTGCGCACCAAGATGAAG GTGACCCTTGGGGACAGTCCCAGTGGAGACCTGTTCACCTGCCACATCTGCCAGAAGGCCTTCACCTACCAGCGCATGCTGAACCGCCACATGAAGTGTCACAACGACGTCAAGAGGCACCTCTGCACATACTGCGGGAAGGGCTTCAATGACACTTTCGACCTCAAGAGACACGTCCGAACTCACACTG GCGTGCGGCCCTACAAGTGCAGCCTGTGTGACAAGGCCTTCACGCAGCGCTGCTCTCTGGAGTCTCACCTCAAGAAGATCCATGGTGTGCAGCAGAAGTACGCGTACAAGGAGCGGCGGGCCAAGCTGTACGTGTGTGAGGAGTGTGGCTGCACATCTGAGAGCCAGGAGGGCCACGTCCTGCACCTGAAGGAGCACCACCCTGACAGCCCACTGCTGCGCAAGACCTCCAAGAAGGTGGCCGTGGCACTACAGAACACTGTCACTTCCCTGCTGCAGGGCAGCCCCCACCTGTGA
- the OVOL1 gene encoding putative transcription factor Ovo-like 1 isoform X3, whose protein sequence is MSLRDSSYSVAPGPCVVAQLPSEDMGPLTDPQSRDHGFLRTKMKVTLGDSPSGDLFTCHICQKAFTYQRMLNRHMKCHNDVKRHLCTYCGKGFNDTFDLKRHVRTHTGVRPYKCSLCDKAFTQRCSLESHLKKIHGVQQKYAYKERRAKLYVCEECGCTSESQEGHVLHLKEHHPDSPLLRKTSKKVAVALQNTVTSLLQGSPHL, encoded by the exons ATGAGCCTTCGAGACTCTAGCTACAGTGTGGCCCCTGGGCCCTGTGTGGTGGCCCAGCTGCCCTCTGAAGACATGGGACCCTTGACAGACCCCCAGAGCAGAGACCATGGCTTCCTGCGCACCAAGATGAAG GTGACCCTTGGGGACAGTCCCAGTGGAGACCTGTTCACCTGCCACATCTGCCAGAAGGCCTTCACCTACCAGCGCATGCTGAACCGCCACATGAAGTGTCACAACGACGTCAAGAGGCACCTCTGCACATACTGCGGGAAGGGCTTCAATGACACTTTCGACCTCAAGAGACACGTCCGAACTCACACTG GCGTGCGGCCCTACAAGTGCAGCCTGTGTGACAAGGCCTTCACGCAGCGCTGCTCTCTGGAGTCTCACCTCAAGAAGATCCATGGTGTGCAGCAGAAGTACGCGTACAAGGAGCGGCGGGCCAAGCTGTACGTGTGTGAGGAGTGTGGCTGCACATCTGAGAGCCAGGAGGGCCACGTCCTGCACCTGAAGGAGCACCACCCTGACAGCCCACTGCTGCGCAAGACCTCCAAGAAGGTGGCCGTGGCACTACAGAACACTGTCACTTCCCTGCTGCAGGGCAGCCCCCACCTGTGA